In the genome of Candidatus Methylomirabilota bacterium, one region contains:
- a CDS encoding ABC transporter substrate-binding protein, translating to MRLLRLGTLLVVLLAAVTSVSAQAKAPGVTDTEIVIGLTTPLSGPAAAWGNTAVAMEAWAKYVNDQGGIHGRKIKTVLKDDGYVPGRAVANLTEMKDSVFAVVGLLGSAILNASKDLVAEAKIPIVNPYGNPAIWEKQAREKLRYVFVNYPDYIDEGEFLVGQAVTKLGAQKVAVFFQNDDYGKGGLDGVKKGLRGLAGKGSLAAEVAYELADREMGTHALKLKDSGADTVIFYSTITHGANVIKEMAKVGYRPRLVASFPLGDHHIMFRLLGDLWDGAHVNVLGTIVGEPDGDRIADILVKYEPKLKGKESTALAGAAPMILAVEGLKRAGRNLTREAFVEAMETLKDYVPEKLTAPITFGPNRRHGANAVRFMRAEKGNLVPLQSGYQLFPPHF from the coding sequence ATGCGACTCCTGAGGCTCGGTACCCTGCTGGTCGTCCTCCTCGCCGCCGTCACATCGGTATCGGCGCAGGCGAAGGCTCCCGGCGTCACCGACACCGAGATCGTCATCGGGCTCACGACGCCGCTGTCGGGACCGGCGGCAGCCTGGGGCAACACCGCGGTGGCCATGGAAGCGTGGGCCAAGTACGTCAACGATCAGGGTGGCATCCACGGCCGGAAGATCAAGACCGTCCTCAAGGACGACGGCTATGTGCCCGGCCGGGCCGTCGCCAACCTGACCGAGATGAAGGACAGCGTCTTTGCCGTGGTGGGGCTCCTGGGCTCGGCCATCCTGAACGCGTCCAAGGATCTCGTCGCCGAGGCGAAGATCCCGATCGTCAACCCGTACGGCAACCCGGCGATCTGGGAGAAGCAGGCCCGCGAGAAGCTGCGCTACGTCTTCGTGAATTACCCCGACTACATCGACGAAGGCGAATTCCTGGTTGGTCAGGCCGTGACCAAGCTGGGGGCCCAGAAGGTCGCCGTCTTCTTCCAGAACGACGACTACGGGAAGGGCGGGCTGGACGGCGTCAAGAAGGGATTGCGTGGCCTCGCCGGGAAGGGGTCGCTGGCCGCCGAGGTGGCCTACGAGCTGGCTGATCGCGAGATGGGGACTCACGCCCTGAAGCTCAAGGACTCCGGGGCCGACACCGTGATCTTCTACTCGACGATCACCCATGGCGCCAACGTGATCAAGGAAATGGCCAAGGTCGGGTATCGCCCCCGGCTGGTGGCCTCGTTCCCTCTGGGGGACCACCACATCATGTTTCGCCTGCTGGGCGACCTGTGGGACGGCGCCCATGTCAACGTGCTGGGGACGATCGTGGGCGAACCCGACGGCGACCGGATCGCGGACATCCTGGTCAAGTACGAGCCCAAGCTGAAGGGCAAGGAGAGCACGGCGCTGGCGGGAGCGGCTCCGATGATCCTGGCGGTCGAAGGCCTCAAGCGCGCCGGCCGGAACCTCACCCGGGAGGCGTTCGTCGAGGCCATGGAGACGCTCAAGGACTATGTCCCCGAGAAGCTCACCGCGCCGATCACGTTCGGCCCCAACCGCCGCCACGGCGCCAATGCGGTGCGCTTCATGCGGGCCGAGAAGGGCAACCTGGTGCCGCTCCAGAGTGGGTATCAGCTCTTTCCGCCCCACTTCTAG
- a CDS encoding ABC transporter ATP-binding protein: protein MPGTARPLLRVSSIETLYLDRIYALLGVTIEVPERWIVAVLGPNGAGKTTLLKTVAGLLKDQPKKGSIEFAGQRIERRSPEAIANLGVVYVPEDRGLFRELTVWENLQLGLWGRRDGGIAQDLDFVYGMFPVLRERRDQQAETLSGGEQQMLALARAMLRRPRLLMLDEPSLGLAPQVARGVFDALGAISQTGTTILLVEQNARLALKVAQHAAILEAGRVVLQGTPGELAEHEDVREAYLGLGTGAASPRGWRLYRKRRRW, encoded by the coding sequence ATGCCCGGGACGGCTCGGCCGTTGCTGCGCGTCTCGAGCATCGAGACACTGTACCTGGATCGCATCTATGCCCTGCTCGGGGTCACGATCGAGGTCCCGGAGCGGTGGATCGTCGCCGTCCTCGGCCCCAACGGAGCGGGGAAGACGACCCTGCTCAAAACGGTGGCCGGACTCCTGAAAGACCAGCCGAAGAAGGGCTCGATCGAGTTCGCCGGACAGCGGATCGAGCGGCGGTCACCGGAGGCGATCGCGAACCTGGGTGTCGTGTACGTGCCCGAGGACCGCGGGCTGTTCCGGGAACTCACCGTGTGGGAGAACCTTCAGCTCGGTCTCTGGGGGCGGCGCGACGGCGGCATCGCACAGGACCTCGACTTCGTGTATGGCATGTTCCCGGTCCTCCGCGAGCGGCGCGACCAGCAGGCCGAGACCCTGTCCGGGGGCGAGCAGCAGATGCTCGCGCTGGCCCGGGCGATGCTCCGGCGTCCGCGCCTCCTGATGCTCGACGAGCCGTCCCTGGGGTTGGCACCCCAGGTCGCCCGGGGGGTCTTCGACGCCCTCGGCGCCATCAGCCAGACGGGCACCACGATTCTGCTGGTGGAGCAGAATGCGCGGCTGGCGCTCAAGGTGGCCCAGCACGCGGCGATCCTCGAGGCCGGCCGGGTCGTGCTCCAGGGCACCCCGGGAGAGCTCGCGGAACACGAGGACGTCCGGGAGGCGTACCTGGGACTGGGGACGGGGGCAGCCTCGCCGAGGGGCTGGCGGCTCTACCGGAAGCGGCGGCGATGGTGA
- a CDS encoding AMP-binding protein, giving the protein MMSSRRPGRAEIDGSGGARSLPASFFAQVERRGDRLALRHKAYGIWHRVSWNQYAEEVRKVAGGLLAFGLRPRENVAILGENRPEWLYCHLGTMSAGGVTCGVYPTSSPEQVHYLLNHSEARVLFLENEEQLEKALQVVADTRVERVVVWDAKGLWGFTDDRVVFFDDFLKQGRQLLEARPGRLTEALAAIEPDDTAMIIYTSGTTGPPKGAMLSHHSILWVTDALLEANTLGPEDDAVSYLPFAHIYENLISVFQAVRIGYVVSFVESLDTLFQNLREVSPTYFASVPRIWEKLASSVDLRMADSTWLKRALYRMAVEVGRRHARARFSAAGPSPGLSVAYRLLYWTVLAPLKRCLGFDRIRIAVCGAAPASPELFEYYRALGIPLIEGYGQTESTGVISVNRLDRPRMGTVGEPIAGIEVALADDGEILTRGPHVFKGYFKDPELTARTIDRDGWLHTGDVGAWEDGYLKILDRKKDIIINAYGKNVTPAYIENKLKFSPYVQDAVVIGDRRKYLVALILIDEDNVTKFAQDHRIPFATFADLTQNPDVTRLIGQEVDKVNRTLSQVESIKKFALLPRRFYEEEGDVTPTKKVKRASLERRYAEMIASLYRD; this is encoded by the coding sequence ATGATGAGCAGTCGTCGGCCGGGGAGGGCGGAGATTGACGGGTCGGGCGGGGCGCGGAGTCTGCCGGCGTCGTTCTTCGCCCAGGTCGAGCGGCGGGGTGATCGGCTCGCGCTGCGTCACAAGGCCTACGGGATCTGGCACCGAGTGTCCTGGAACCAGTACGCCGAGGAAGTCCGGAAAGTGGCCGGCGGCCTGCTGGCCTTCGGCCTTCGGCCCCGCGAAAACGTGGCGATCCTCGGCGAGAACCGCCCGGAATGGCTCTATTGCCACCTGGGCACGATGTCGGCGGGCGGAGTGACCTGTGGCGTCTACCCGACGTCCTCGCCCGAGCAGGTCCACTACCTCCTGAACCACTCGGAGGCCCGGGTGCTCTTCCTGGAGAACGAAGAGCAACTCGAGAAGGCGCTCCAGGTCGTGGCCGACACCCGCGTCGAGCGGGTCGTGGTCTGGGACGCCAAGGGGCTCTGGGGCTTCACCGACGACCGGGTCGTCTTCTTCGACGACTTCCTCAAGCAGGGCCGGCAGCTCCTCGAGGCCCGCCCGGGCCGCCTGACCGAGGCGCTGGCGGCGATCGAGCCGGACGACACGGCCATGATCATTTACACCTCGGGTACCACCGGGCCGCCGAAGGGGGCCATGCTGTCGCATCACAGCATTCTGTGGGTGACCGACGCCCTCCTCGAGGCCAACACGCTCGGACCCGAGGACGACGCCGTCTCGTATCTGCCCTTTGCGCACATCTACGAGAACCTGATCTCCGTCTTCCAGGCGGTGCGGATCGGCTACGTGGTCAGCTTCGTCGAGAGCCTCGACACGCTTTTCCAGAACCTGCGCGAGGTCTCGCCGACCTACTTCGCCAGCGTGCCCCGGATCTGGGAGAAGCTCGCCTCATCCGTCGACCTGCGCATGGCGGACTCCACCTGGCTCAAGCGCGCGCTGTACCGGATGGCGGTGGAGGTGGGACGGCGCCATGCGCGGGCGAGGTTCTCGGCCGCCGGACCCTCCCCGGGGCTGTCGGTCGCCTACCGACTCCTCTACTGGACCGTGCTGGCTCCGCTCAAGCGCTGTCTCGGTTTTGACCGGATCCGCATCGCCGTGTGCGGCGCCGCGCCGGCCTCGCCCGAGTTGTTCGAGTACTACCGCGCCCTCGGTATCCCTCTCATCGAGGGTTACGGCCAGACGGAATCCACCGGGGTGATCTCGGTCAACCGGCTGGACCGGCCCCGGATGGGGACGGTCGGGGAGCCGATCGCCGGGATCGAGGTGGCGCTGGCCGACGACGGGGAGATCCTGACGCGCGGCCCCCACGTATTCAAGGGTTACTTCAAGGACCCCGAACTGACGGCCCGTACGATCGACCGGGACGGCTGGCTCCACACGGGAGACGTCGGGGCCTGGGAGGACGGGTACCTCAAGATCCTCGACCGGAAGAAGGACATCATCATCAACGCCTACGGCAAGAACGTCACCCCGGCCTACATCGAGAACAAGCTGAAGTTCAGCCCGTACGTCCAGGACGCGGTGGTGATCGGCGACCGGCGGAAGTACCTGGTGGCGCTGATCCTGATCGACGAGGACAACGTGACCAAGTTCGCCCAGGACCACCGGATCCCGTTCGCGACGTTCGCGGACCTCACCCAGAATCCCGACGTGACGCGGCTCATCGGGCAGGAGGTGGACAAGGTCAACCGCACGCTCTCGCAGGTGGAGAGTATCAAGAAGTTCGCCCTCCTCCCCCGGCGGTTC
- a CDS encoding ABC transporter ATP-binding protein produces the protein MAGVEIAIDEGEALAVIGPNGSGKTSLFNCITGIYRPTAGTIAFRGESLRGLSPDAVTRRGVARTFQNLRLFLNMSVLDNLLLGRHLHFERKLAHAILRLRREEIRHRRHCEEIIEFLNLEPYRKTRVADCPYGVQKRVELGRALATEPQLLLLDEPVSGLTAEEKEEVAYWIHEIRGRFGVTILLVEHDLRVASRLAGRMVALDHGVKIAEGAPEEVQRHPDVVRAYLGE, from the coding sequence TTGGCCGGGGTCGAAATCGCCATCGACGAGGGCGAGGCCCTCGCCGTGATCGGGCCGAATGGATCCGGCAAGACCTCACTGTTCAACTGCATCACCGGAATCTATCGCCCCACCGCCGGCACCATCGCCTTCCGGGGAGAGAGCCTGCGCGGGCTCTCCCCCGACGCGGTGACCCGCCGCGGCGTGGCCCGCACATTCCAGAACCTTCGACTCTTCCTCAACATGTCGGTCCTCGACAACCTGCTCCTGGGCCGGCATCTACACTTCGAGCGGAAGCTCGCTCACGCGATACTCCGGCTCCGGCGCGAAGAGATCCGTCACCGGCGACACTGCGAGGAGATCATCGAGTTTCTGAACCTCGAGCCCTACCGAAAGACCCGGGTCGCCGACTGTCCCTACGGCGTCCAGAAGCGGGTCGAGCTCGGGCGGGCGCTGGCCACCGAGCCGCAGCTTCTCCTGCTCGACGAGCCGGTTTCGGGCTTGACCGCGGAGGAGAAGGAGGAGGTCGCCTACTGGATTCACGAGATTCGGGGCCGCTTCGGAGTCACGATCCTCCTCGTGGAGCATGACCTGCGGGTGGCGTCGCGGCTGGCCGGCCGGATGGTGGCGCTGGATCACGGGGTGAAGATCGCCGAGGGAGCGCCGGAAGAGGTTCAGCGCCATCCCGACGTGGTGCGGGCCTACCTCGGGGAGTGA